The following are from one region of the Stigmatella ashevillena genome:
- the ald gene encoding alanine dehydrogenase encodes MIVGVPKEIKTREYRVGMVPAGARALTSAGHTVLIETNAGAGSGIPDTEYQRVGAQIIKSADEVWSRAEMIVKVKEPIAPEYERIQNGQIIYTYFHLAGVDPELTRTLVKKRAAAVAYETLQLDDGSLPLLKPMSEVAGKMAIQVGATCLEKAHGGKGILLSGVPGVRRGRVAVIGGGVVGTCAAKVAVGMGAEVTLLDVNLERLTYLDDVFLGRVATLNSDSETIARTVRESDLVIGAVLIPGGKAPKLVPEALLKEMEPGSVVVDVAVDQGGCIETCRPTTHDNPTYTVHGVVHYCVANMPGAVPQTSTYALTNTTRPYARKIADLGLVEAIKSDRALARALNTYDGKVTYEAVAKDLGYDHVPIHDAISAKAAR; translated from the coding sequence GTGATCGTCGGAGTTCCCAAGGAGATCAAAACCCGTGAGTACCGCGTCGGCATGGTGCCCGCGGGCGCGCGAGCGCTGACCAGCGCGGGCCACACGGTGTTGATCGAGACGAACGCGGGCGCGGGCTCGGGCATCCCGGATACCGAGTATCAACGTGTCGGCGCGCAGATCATCAAGAGCGCGGATGAGGTGTGGTCGCGTGCGGAGATGATCGTCAAGGTGAAGGAGCCCATCGCGCCCGAGTACGAGCGCATCCAGAACGGGCAGATCATCTACACCTACTTCCACCTGGCCGGCGTGGATCCGGAGCTGACCCGCACGCTCGTGAAGAAGAGGGCAGCGGCCGTGGCCTACGAGACACTCCAACTGGACGACGGCAGCCTGCCGCTGCTCAAGCCCATGAGCGAGGTGGCCGGGAAGATGGCCATCCAGGTGGGCGCCACCTGCCTGGAGAAGGCTCACGGCGGCAAGGGCATCCTTTTGAGTGGTGTGCCCGGCGTGCGCCGGGGCCGGGTGGCCGTCATTGGCGGGGGCGTGGTGGGAACCTGTGCCGCCAAGGTCGCCGTGGGCATGGGCGCTGAAGTCACCCTCCTTGATGTGAACCTGGAGCGGCTCACCTACCTGGACGATGTCTTCCTGGGCCGCGTGGCCACGCTGAACTCGGACAGCGAGACCATCGCCCGCACCGTGCGCGAGTCGGACCTGGTCATCGGCGCCGTCCTCATTCCCGGCGGCAAGGCCCCCAAGCTCGTCCCCGAAGCCCTGCTCAAGGAGATGGAGCCGGGCTCCGTCGTGGTGGATGTGGCCGTGGACCAAGGCGGCTGCATCGAGACGTGCCGCCCCACCACCCACGACAACCCCACCTACACCGTGCACGGAGTGGTCCACTACTGCGTGGCCAACATGCCCGGCGCGGTGCCTCAGACGTCCACCTACGCGCTGACGAACACCACTCGCCCCTACGCCCGGAAGATCGCCGACCTGGGGCTCGTGGAGGCCATCAAGTCGGACCGGGCCCTGGCACGCGCCCTGAACACCTACGACGGCAAGGTGACCTACGAGGCCGTGGCCAAGGACCTCGGGTACGACCATGTGCCCATCCACGACGCGATCAGCGCCAAGGCCGCCCGGTAA